From one Agathobaculum sp. NTUH-O15-33 genomic stretch:
- a CDS encoding sugar ABC transporter ATP-binding protein produces the protein MNQPLLEMTAINKHYPGVHALKDVDFALEPGEVCAILGENGAGKSTLMNVLGGVVPHDTGAITLNGKTVAIRGTKDAERLGIAFIHQELSLFPKMDIASNIFIQDIPARGGFLRTRKLKSDTEAILKRVRLDHCRPEQLVGDLKIGEQQLVEIGRTLTRGIKILILDEPTSSLTSSEVDILFQIVRELKEQGTAVVFITHHMDEIYEICDTLMIMRDGERILKCGVHEISRTEVVGKMLGHTAEEQYSHPARRYGKEVLSVKGLTRRGKLRDINFTVRQGEMVGLYGLLGSGRTEVLRSIFGLDKYDAGEIAINGDAAAVRDPREAIRRGVAMVTEDRHLEGLVLDESVKFNMTLANLKAIKGAVFVDPKKELSISQKGVTDLGVKTPSVARAVKYLSGGNQQKVVLAKWLATAPKLLLLDEPTRGIDIGAKQEIYAIVERLLAQGVAVVMVSSEVPEVLGTCDRVIVLKNGEQVCELQNDSSLQPAALLEAAMGGE, from the coding sequence ATGAATCAACCGCTTTTGGAAATGACTGCGATCAATAAGCACTATCCCGGCGTACACGCGCTCAAGGACGTGGATTTTGCATTGGAACCCGGCGAGGTCTGCGCCATACTCGGTGAAAACGGCGCGGGCAAGTCGACGCTGATGAACGTGCTCGGCGGCGTTGTGCCGCATGATACGGGCGCGATCACGCTGAACGGCAAAACGGTCGCCATACGCGGCACCAAGGACGCCGAAAGGCTGGGCATCGCCTTTATCCATCAGGAGCTTTCCCTGTTCCCGAAGATGGATATCGCCTCCAACATTTTCATTCAGGACATTCCCGCGCGCGGCGGTTTTCTGCGCACACGCAAGCTGAAAAGCGATACCGAAGCCATACTCAAGCGTGTGCGGCTGGACCACTGCCGCCCGGAGCAGCTGGTGGGCGACCTGAAGATCGGCGAGCAGCAGCTTGTCGAGATCGGGCGAACGCTGACGCGCGGCATCAAAATTTTGATTTTGGACGAACCAACCTCGTCCCTGACCTCGTCCGAGGTGGATATTTTATTTCAGATCGTGCGCGAGCTCAAGGAGCAGGGCACGGCGGTCGTATTCATCACGCACCATATGGATGAGATCTATGAAATCTGCGACACGCTGATGATCATGCGGGACGGCGAGCGCATTCTCAAATGCGGCGTGCACGAGATATCCCGCACCGAGGTCGTCGGCAAAATGCTCGGCCATACGGCCGAAGAGCAGTACAGCCACCCGGCCCGCAGGTATGGGAAAGAGGTGCTGTCCGTCAAAGGGCTGACGCGGCGCGGCAAGCTGCGCGATATCAACTTTACCGTGCGGCAAGGGGAGATGGTGGGCCTGTACGGTCTGCTCGGCTCGGGCCGCACCGAGGTGCTGCGCAGCATTTTCGGTCTGGACAAATACGACGCGGGCGAGATCGCAATTAACGGCGACGCGGCGGCCGTTCGCGACCCGCGCGAAGCCATCCGCCGGGGCGTTGCCATGGTAACCGAGGACCGGCATCTGGAAGGTCTGGTTTTAGACGAATCGGTCAAATTCAATATGACGCTGGCCAATTTAAAGGCGATCAAGGGCGCGGTCTTTGTCGATCCGAAAAAAGAGCTTTCGATCAGCCAAAAGGGCGTAACGGATCTGGGGGTCAAAACGCCGTCGGTCGCGCGGGCGGTCAAGTATCTGTCCGGCGGCAATCAGCAAAAGGTGGTGCTCGCCAAATGGCTGGCGACCGCGCCAAAGCTGCTGCTGCTCGACGAGCCGACGCGCGGCATCGATATCGGCGCCAAGCAGGAGATCTACGCGATCGTCGAGCGGCTGCTCGCGCAGGGCGTGGCGGTCGTCATGGTGTCCTCCGAGGTGCCCGAGGTGCTCGGCACCTGCGACCGGGTGATCGTGCTGAAAAACGGCGAGCAGGTGTGCGAGCTGCAAAACGACAGTTCTTTGCAGCCAGCAGCGCTTCTCGAAGCGGCCATGGGAGGGGAATGA
- a CDS encoding ABC transporter permease: MSKRAKTPGGTQSRPVQIGLKYGIYLLFLFVILLLAITCPSFRTMANASNVFLQVTTYAVLGIGMTFVIMTGGIDVSIGGIMVCCGSVYSILAQSGVSEPLAIGAMFVIALLVGTVNGVSVAYLGMPAFLATLATQCMCRGMSLVLTGGVSFRKLGASFTFFGKTKLLGVPIQIWVIVVLFLLGYLLLHKTVYGRELTAVGGNLNAARVSGINDKLITCSAYILMGLISGIAGYLNMARLGSYYAAMGDGIEFMVIAAVVIGGTSMVGGSGSMIGTLVGTLLIGVINNALNLFSVAAEWQNVAKGFIIFLAVLFDAVKNRMKQAD, from the coding sequence ATGAGTAAACGCGCGAAAACGCCGGGCGGCACGCAGAGCCGGCCGGTGCAGATCGGCCTGAAATACGGCATTTATTTGTTATTTCTGTTCGTTATTTTGCTGCTGGCGATCACCTGTCCCAGCTTCCGCACCATGGCGAACGCATCTAACGTCTTTTTGCAGGTCACGACCTATGCGGTGCTCGGCATCGGCATGACGTTCGTCATCATGACGGGCGGCATCGACGTATCGATCGGCGGCATCATGGTGTGCTGCGGCAGCGTGTATTCCATTCTGGCGCAAAGCGGCGTGTCCGAGCCGCTGGCGATCGGGGCCATGTTCGTGATCGCGCTGCTGGTCGGCACGGTAAACGGCGTATCGGTCGCTTATCTGGGCATGCCCGCGTTTTTGGCCACGCTGGCCACGCAGTGCATGTGCCGGGGCATGTCGCTCGTGCTAACGGGCGGCGTATCCTTCCGCAAGCTTGGCGCGAGCTTTACCTTTTTCGGCAAAACCAAGCTGCTCGGCGTACCGATCCAGATCTGGGTCATCGTCGTTCTGTTCTTGCTTGGCTACCTGCTGCTGCACAAGACCGTGTACGGCAGGGAGCTGACCGCTGTTGGCGGCAACCTGAACGCGGCGCGCGTGTCCGGCATCAACGATAAGCTGATCACCTGCAGCGCCTATATTCTCATGGGCCTGATCAGCGGCATCGCGGGCTATCTGAACATGGCGCGTCTGGGCAGCTATTACGCCGCCATGGGCGACGGTATTGAATTCATGGTCATCGCGGCGGTCGTGATCGGCGGCACCAGCATGGTCGGCGGCTCGGGCAGCATGATTGGCACGCTGGTCGGCACGCTGCTGATCGGCGTGATCAACAACGCGCTGAATCTATTCTCTGTCGCGGCGGAGTGGCAGAACGTGGCCAAGGGCTTCATCATCTTTTTGGCCGTGCTGTTCGATGCGGTCAAGAACCGCATGAAGCAGGCCGATTAA